CCCGGTCATCCAGTGCAAAACGTCCGTCGCGTCTATGCGCTTCGGCGAGCCTTTGAATGATGGCGGCCATTTCCGGATACTCAGTGTTGCGCCGTTTGGCAAAGAGCTCTTTGACCAGTTTGATCTGCTCGGTTTCAACGAATTCGGATTTGTCAAAAGGAGAGAACAGGTGGCTGATTGAGCGGCCTTTGTGCGTTTGAGCGGCGTCGTGATGGGAGCCTAGGAGCTTTGCTGCGCGGCGTGGAATGCACCCTTCGAATGTTGCGAGCCACGAAACACGATAGCTCATCACTACTGATAGCAGATTGGCAAACTCGGCCGCCCAGCGATGAAACAGCGGCGGTGGATTCCTTGTTTCCGGTTCTGGGGGAAAGTGCAGGTTCCCGACGCTGGGCCTCCAGGGAAACCGCCGCACGATACCAAAAACCTGCTCCATGCGCCGCCAGCTCACTTGTTCCGCGGCAACCGCTTTCAGCCAGTCCATGTCAACGTAGTCAGCAAGATGTTCGAAGGGGAGCAGCGCATATTCTTCCCCGAGATCGACTTCCTCCTCAAAGCGTGCCCCGCAGTATACTGCCACATCGATCGCCGTTCCCAAGGATTCAGCTTTTTGCGCGCCGGCTTGCACCAATGAGAGTTCCAAGAGTGTGCTCAAGTCCGATGCTGGCTTGAGGAACGGTTCCGTAGTCCCTTCGTCTTGACACTCCATAAGGCCGACAATCAGCTGACTGAGCGTCGTCATTGAGGTGTGATTCAGGATTCCGATCTGGAAGTCGTCGCGTTTGAGGTCTCTGCCCATGGCGCGTGACAAGGTTGGATGGTCTCGCAAGACTCCACGGGCGGGGTCCAGTGCAGCTTTCAGATTCTTGAACTTTCCGGTCGTTCCAAAACGAGCCTCGAACAGCGCATCGTCATAGAGCTTCGCAATTGCTTCGCTGGGATATGGCGTTTCGTCCCGACCGTTGCGAAGGATCCGAGGATACCCACTCGGAGTGAAGTACCACTGCAGAAATGGCCGCTGTACCACTTCTAGGTTGTGGAGAGAAGCACAAAGCCTCTTGGTCCATTCCGTGCGGTCGTAGTTGTCGATTTGCATGGGTACCTAGCTAGCGAACCTGCAGGACAACTGAAACTGAATCCTCTACCGCCACGCAAAAATACAGTCTACATCATGATTGCCAACGCGGTCGCTTGGTGCAGCACATCAAACCCAGCTAGAAGCGCATCTAGCCATCGAAGCCCGGTCACTCGCCGATGGTTCTATCGCAGTAGCATACAGTTAAAAGCCGGCAAGCAGGCACCAGTTGACGATGTACAAGACAAAGAAAGACTGGGGCACAATGTCTTAGCCCCCTAAAACTGTGCCAGTATTTGAGTGTCACAGGAGGGATGTGGAGTTCACCCCGTTTCTGGTCCGGGCTTCATGCGACCTTTCGGGTTTCATTCAATTGGGCCG
The nucleotide sequence above comes from Sagittula sp. P11. Encoded proteins:
- a CDS encoding HEPN domain-containing protein; translated protein: MQIDNYDRTEWTKRLCASLHNLEVVQRPFLQWYFTPSGYPRILRNGRDETPYPSEAIAKLYDDALFEARFGTTGKFKNLKAALDPARGVLRDHPTLSRAMGRDLKRDDFQIGILNHTSMTTLSQLIVGLMECQDEGTTEPFLKPASDLSTLLELSLVQAGAQKAESLGTAIDVAVYCGARFEEEVDLGEEYALLPFEHLADYVDMDWLKAVAAEQVSWRRMEQVFGIVRRFPWRPSVGNLHFPPEPETRNPPPLFHRWAAEFANLLSVVMSYRVSWLATFEGCIPRRAAKLLGSHHDAAQTHKGRSISHLFSPFDKSEFVETEQIKLVKELFAKRRNTEYPEMAAIIQRLAEAHRRDGRFALDDRVLDLAIVFERLFKPRGRSIGRELEKSAAELLAVTDDEKTSIGEQLRQFYKVRSAIIHGPSDERSRRLISQSEKAWQGCEPIARAALLKKIS